A single Nostoc sp. PCC 7107 DNA region contains:
- a CDS encoding DUF2949 domain-containing protein, with translation MTIQTKQGGELQMSPSTYSRLIHFLQEDLSISAASLAVALRHREQDPGPLPMILWQYGLITMEQLEQIYDWLETV, from the coding sequence ATGACCATACAAACTAAACAAGGAGGTGAGTTACAAATGTCACCATCAACATATTCACGACTGATTCATTTTTTACAGGAAGATTTGTCAATTTCGGCAGCATCTCTGGCAGTAGCTTTACGGCATCGGGAACAAGATCCTGGGCCTTTGCCGATGATTCTTTGGCAGTATGGGTTGATTACGATGGAACAGTTAGAACAAATTTATGATTGGCTAGAAACTGTTTAA
- the recG gene encoding ATP-dependent DNA helicase RecG, translating into MTNDTPDWIRLHKALAIEAEHGFIDLMGKQYRFSEFLSLTFGKFPAAIPAIERRRWQELATKFASYPNLAVKDRQNLITTTRRYLDQLQKQQEDPEELEKQGRSYPSKIPKSTPVVNEVSRRLAPKIDQKLSDLPEIGIRKADKLAALQLYTVRDLLFYYPRDHIDYARQVNIRELQAGETVTIVASVKRCNCFTSPKNQKLSILELVLKDNTGQIKIGRFSAGARFTSRAWQESLKRRYPVGSVIAACGLVKESKYGLTLDNPELEVLANPGDSIESLTIGRVVPIYALTEGVMANMVRQAVTAVLPAVTSLKDPLPKGLREKYDLMELKDAIANIHFPIDSDTLQSARRRLVFDEFFYLQLGLLQRQQQAKAIQTSAILAPKGQLIEKFSEILPFQLTGAQQRVLNDILNDLQKTTPMNRLVQGDVGSGKTVVAVVAILAAIQSGYQAALMAPTEVLAEQHYRKLVSWFNLLHLPVELLTGSTKTAKRREIHSLLATGQLPLLVGTHALIQDPVNFYRLGLVVIDEQHRFGVKQRALLQQKGEQPHVLTMTATPIPRTLALTIHGDLDVSQIDELPPGRQKIQTTALTSQQRSHAYDLIRREVAQGRQIYVVLPLVEESEKLDLRSAVEEHQKLQESVFPDFQVGLLHGRMSSAEKDEAITKFRDNQTQILVSTTVVEVGVDVPNATVMLIENAERFGLSQLHQLRGRVGRGAAQSYCLLMSSSRNPDAQQRLKVLEQSQDGFFISEMDMRFRGPGEVLGTRQSGVPDFTLASLVEDEEILLLARQAAEKVIEIDVTLERWYLMKEELKYRYDRLMGGAILT; encoded by the coding sequence ATGACTAATGACACACCAGATTGGATACGCTTGCATAAAGCCTTGGCAATAGAAGCAGAACATGGCTTTATCGACTTGATGGGCAAACAATACCGCTTTAGTGAATTTCTCAGCTTGACTTTTGGGAAATTTCCAGCCGCTATCCCGGCTATTGAACGTCGCCGTTGGCAAGAATTGGCGACAAAATTTGCCAGCTATCCCAATTTGGCAGTCAAAGATAGACAAAACTTAATTACTACAACTCGTAGGTATCTTGACCAACTACAAAAACAGCAAGAAGACCCAGAGGAGTTAGAAAAGCAGGGGAGAAGTTATCCATCAAAAATTCCCAAGTCTACCCCTGTGGTGAATGAGGTGAGTCGGAGACTAGCGCCAAAAATTGACCAAAAACTGAGCGACTTACCAGAAATAGGTATTCGCAAAGCTGACAAATTAGCTGCTTTGCAATTGTATACTGTGCGGGATTTGCTGTTTTACTATCCCCGCGACCACATTGATTATGCCCGTCAAGTAAATATCCGCGAGTTGCAGGCGGGTGAGACGGTAACTATTGTAGCTAGTGTCAAACGGTGTAATTGCTTTACTAGCCCCAAAAATCAAAAACTATCTATTTTAGAACTGGTACTTAAAGATAATACAGGTCAAATTAAAATTGGTCGCTTTTCGGCTGGGGCGCGGTTTACCAGTCGTGCTTGGCAAGAAAGTCTCAAACGCCGCTACCCAGTAGGTAGTGTAATAGCTGCTTGCGGGTTGGTGAAAGAAAGTAAATATGGCTTGACACTAGATAACCCAGAATTGGAAGTTTTGGCAAATCCGGGAGACAGCATTGAGTCGCTGACGATTGGGCGAGTAGTGCCAATTTATGCCCTAACAGAAGGGGTGATGGCGAATATGGTGCGTCAGGCGGTAACAGCAGTTTTACCGGCGGTAACTTCACTCAAAGACCCGCTGCCTAAAGGTTTGCGAGAAAAATATGATTTGATGGAATTGAAAGATGCGATCGCTAATATCCACTTTCCCATTGATAGCGATACCTTACAATCTGCCCGCCGTCGTCTGGTCTTTGATGAATTTTTCTATCTGCAACTCGGTTTACTGCAACGTCAGCAGCAAGCCAAAGCGATTCAAACCAGTGCGATTCTTGCACCTAAAGGTCAATTAATTGAAAAATTCTCCGAAATCTTACCCTTTCAATTAACTGGCGCACAGCAAAGAGTCCTCAATGATATTTTGAATGATTTGCAGAAAACCACACCGATGAATCGTCTGGTACAGGGCGATGTCGGTTCTGGTAAGACCGTCGTGGCGGTGGTAGCAATTTTAGCAGCCATTCAATCTGGCTATCAAGCAGCGTTGATGGCTCCTACAGAAGTCTTAGCCGAACAGCATTACCGCAAGTTAGTTAGCTGGTTTAATTTATTACATTTACCCGTGGAACTACTCACAGGTTCCACCAAAACTGCCAAACGCCGCGAAATTCATTCATTGTTAGCCACAGGGCAATTACCTTTATTAGTGGGAACCCACGCCTTAATTCAAGACCCGGTAAACTTTTACCGCTTGGGGTTAGTGGTGATAGATGAACAACATCGCTTTGGGGTGAAGCAACGAGCGTTATTACAACAAAAAGGCGAACAACCCCATGTATTAACGATGACTGCAACTCCCATTCCCCGGACACTAGCCCTGACAATTCACGGGGATTTGGATGTCAGCCAGATTGATGAATTACCACCGGGAAGGCAAAAAATTCAAACTACCGCATTAACTAGCCAGCAACGTAGCCATGCTTACGACCTGATCCGCCGAGAAGTTGCCCAAGGTAGGCAAATTTATGTAGTGTTGCCTTTAGTGGAAGAATCAGAAAAATTAGACTTGCGATCGGCGGTAGAGGAGCATCAAAAGTTACAAGAAAGCGTCTTTCCCGATTTTCAAGTCGGGTTGCTGCACGGGCGGATGAGTTCCGCCGAAAAAGACGAAGCAATTACAAAATTTCGAGATAATCAAACGCAGATTTTGGTATCTACAACTGTAGTTGAAGTGGGTGTAGATGTACCTAATGCGACAGTGATGCTCATTGAAAATGCAGAACGTTTTGGTTTATCACAACTACACCAACTACGGGGACGTGTCGGTCGGGGTGCGGCTCAGTCGTATTGTTTGCTAATGAGCAGTTCCCGAAATCCTGATGCTCAACAACGGTTGAAAGTATTGGAACAATCCCAGGATGGTTTTTTCATCTCGGAAATGGATATGCGTTTTCGCGGACCTGGTGAAGTTCTGGGAACCCGCCAATCTGGTGTGCCAGATTTTACCTTAGCTAGTTTAGTAGAAGATGAAGAAATATTACTCTTAGCACGTCAAGCCGCCGAGAAAGTCATAGAAATAGATGTGACTTTAGAGCGCTGGTATTTGATGAAAGAAGAATTGAAATACCGATATGACAGGTTAATGGGCGGTGCTATTTTAACTTAA
- a CDS encoding DUF2610 domain-containing protein, with translation MLLLPACKLKLTPLALVISLAVSGVSTILCPIAINQSQAAEITPKLPGVKLSASKRLALVVGIDDYPEDPLGLPVSDAKLVKRELESVGFEVTLVINPTIGALTEARDAFVKKIDSSGDKVTALFFFAGHGVQFDGHNYLIPAKSKLLSAPNKAGFIDQAMDAQLGILNYLSESKASQVIFVLDACRNNPFNPGHRGSRGTAGLAKMNVNPGGPDTFILFAASPGQVAFDGDKDAANSPFSEAFAKAISQPGSSLPTVYEQVNEQVRKTTDGKQRPYQEGVLFNFKFREALADPVVVSGQARLLETGFEKRQYDIVNDGYKLLRQTLATKSINDIQKAAEGGDAEAQYLLGIAYNAGEGVTADSERTAYWLRRAATRGFSRAQFAYGQRLYWGWGQTEPNKKEGFDWWLVAAENGNASAMLEIGATYLYGREGVSGQDITQAEKYFNQALSVGALEAETNLGRLYGEKAKKAQKAGDTKTFAQASEKRLAYFQKAAQKGSSDAMYSLADMYRYGDYVKMDVPKAMEWYKKSISVGNSDAAVELAKLYVDESATGLGKSQPEEAAKYFRIALNLGSKMAGVELADLIRNGKVKVTPKTSQEAIQLYEQAVINGSLRAAAHLSDIYLKGELVAKDRKKAEQYGLKALELEKTTKPDSEDAWPMYAQIAYTNLLKLYKVEKLEPAKPQLVKAIEDRVGLLNSNLKRFTVPITCGTIKSPFHVYVWDWKLNEPPTTAQFDWVEKARGCEVPKDVVESFQKLYKIARENNVSFADLTVYALSNANQKK, from the coding sequence ATGCTATTGCTTCCTGCCTGTAAATTGAAGTTGACTCCCCTGGCACTAGTAATTTCCCTGGCTGTATCAGGAGTATCCACAATATTATGCCCCATAGCTATTAATCAGTCTCAAGCCGCAGAAATAACTCCCAAACTACCGGGAGTTAAACTGAGTGCATCAAAACGCCTTGCCTTAGTTGTCGGTATCGATGACTATCCTGAAGACCCTCTGGGTTTGCCAGTGAGTGACGCAAAACTGGTCAAGCGAGAACTAGAGTCAGTAGGTTTTGAAGTAACTCTGGTGATCAATCCGACGATAGGAGCTTTAACAGAAGCTAGAGATGCGTTCGTAAAAAAGATAGATAGCTCTGGTGATAAAGTCACAGCCTTATTTTTCTTTGCTGGACATGGGGTGCAGTTTGACGGACACAACTACCTGATTCCAGCTAAATCTAAGCTTCTTTCTGCTCCAAATAAGGCCGGCTTCATTGATCAGGCGATGGATGCACAGCTTGGTATTCTCAACTACCTAAGTGAGTCAAAGGCTTCTCAAGTAATCTTCGTCCTGGATGCCTGTCGCAATAATCCTTTCAATCCAGGGCATCGGGGTAGTAGAGGGACTGCTGGACTAGCAAAGATGAATGTCAACCCTGGTGGCCCCGACACTTTTATTTTGTTTGCTGCTTCACCCGGTCAAGTTGCTTTTGATGGAGATAAAGATGCGGCAAATAGCCCTTTTAGCGAAGCCTTTGCCAAAGCAATCTCTCAACCTGGCTCTTCATTACCGACTGTCTACGAGCAAGTAAACGAGCAAGTGAGGAAAACCACGGATGGGAAACAGCGTCCTTATCAGGAAGGAGTGCTATTTAACTTTAAGTTCCGTGAAGCTCTAGCAGATCCGGTAGTAGTCTCTGGACAAGCTCGGTTGCTAGAAACAGGGTTTGAAAAACGTCAGTACGATATTGTAAATGATGGCTACAAATTGCTCAGGCAGACCCTAGCTACAAAATCGATCAACGATATCCAAAAAGCTGCTGAGGGTGGAGATGCAGAAGCTCAGTACTTACTGGGAATTGCCTACAACGCTGGTGAGGGAGTTACTGCTGACTCAGAACGAACAGCCTATTGGTTAAGACGGGCGGCAACCCGCGGCTTTAGTCGCGCCCAATTTGCTTATGGACAGCGACTCTATTGGGGTTGGGGACAGACTGAACCCAATAAGAAAGAAGGATTTGACTGGTGGTTGGTAGCTGCTGAAAATGGTAACGCATCAGCTATGTTGGAAATTGGTGCAACTTATCTCTACGGAAGAGAAGGGGTTTCAGGGCAAGACATAACCCAAGCAGAAAAATATTTCAATCAAGCACTATCAGTTGGAGCATTAGAGGCGGAAACCAATCTCGGCCGTCTTTATGGGGAAAAGGCAAAAAAAGCTCAAAAGGCAGGAGATACCAAGACCTTTGCACAAGCCAGCGAAAAAAGACTCGCTTACTTTCAGAAGGCTGCTCAAAAAGGCTCATCCGATGCTATGTATTCCTTAGCTGATATGTATCGTTATGGCGATTATGTCAAAATGGATGTGCCAAAGGCAATGGAGTGGTACAAAAAATCCATATCTGTGGGCAATAGTGATGCTGCCGTAGAGCTGGCAAAGCTATATGTTGATGAAAGTGCAACAGGATTAGGGAAATCACAGCCAGAGGAAGCGGCCAAGTATTTCCGCATTGCTCTGAACCTTGGTTCTAAAATGGCTGGGGTAGAATTGGCTGACCTAATTAGAAACGGTAAGGTTAAGGTTACTCCCAAGACTTCTCAAGAAGCAATCCAGCTTTATGAGCAAGCTGTTATTAACGGTTCATTGAGGGCGGCGGCTCATCTTTCAGATATTTATCTCAAGGGAGAATTGGTAGCAAAAGACAGGAAAAAAGCTGAACAGTATGGGCTAAAAGCTCTTGAACTAGAAAAAACAACGAAACCGGATAGCGAAGATGCCTGGCCGATGTATGCACAAATTGCTTATACTAACCTGCTGAAGCTATATAAAGTGGAAAAATTAGAGCCAGCTAAACCCCAGCTAGTTAAAGCTATCGAGGATCGGGTCGGTCTTCTAAACAGTAATCTGAAGCGCTTTACTGTTCCAATAACCTGTGGAACTATAAAGTCTCCTTTCCATGTGTATGTGTGGGATTGGAAACTTAATGAACCCCCAACCACAGCCCAGTTTGATTGGGTAGAAAAAGCAAGAGGCTGTGAAGTTCCAAAGGATGTCGTTGAGTCATTTCAAAAGCTATATAAGATTGCACGAGAGAATAATGTTTCTTTCGCAGATCTAACTGTCTATGCATTAAGTAATGCCAACCAGAAAAAGTAG
- the tsf gene encoding translation elongation factor Ts: protein MAEISAKLVQELRQKTGAGMMDCKKALTENDGDIEQATDWLRKKGITSAGKKSDRIAAEGLVDTYIHPDGKVGVLLEVNCQTDFVARNEAFKSLVKSLAKQAATADSIESLLTQAYIEDNSVTVDEFIKQTMAKLGENIQVRRFINFALPDGTPGVVDSYIHTGGRVGVLVEIKSTTESAAGNEEFHALARNAAMQVAACPNVEYVSVDQIPTEVVQKEKDIEMGKDDLANKPENIREKIVQGRIEKRLKEMTLLDQPYIRDQSISVEELVKQVKAKVGEEVEVTRFVRYILGEGIEKQETNFADEVAAQIGAK, encoded by the coding sequence ATGGCGGAAATATCTGCAAAACTCGTCCAAGAGCTACGCCAAAAGACTGGTGCCGGCATGATGGACTGTAAAAAGGCGCTGACAGAAAATGACGGCGACATTGAACAAGCTACAGATTGGCTACGGAAAAAGGGGATTACTTCTGCGGGTAAAAAAAGCGATCGCATCGCAGCTGAAGGTCTAGTAGATACCTACATTCACCCTGATGGTAAAGTAGGCGTACTGCTAGAAGTTAACTGTCAAACCGATTTCGTTGCCCGAAATGAAGCTTTTAAATCTTTGGTTAAGAGCCTTGCAAAGCAAGCCGCTACTGCTGATAGTATTGAGTCTTTGCTGACTCAAGCTTACATCGAAGATAACAGTGTTACCGTAGATGAATTTATCAAGCAAACTATGGCTAAACTTGGTGAAAACATCCAGGTACGCCGCTTTATTAACTTTGCATTACCAGATGGTACACCAGGAGTAGTAGATAGTTACATCCATACTGGTGGTCGCGTTGGTGTGCTAGTTGAGATCAAATCCACCACTGAATCAGCTGCGGGTAACGAAGAATTCCATGCTTTGGCGCGGAATGCAGCGATGCAAGTTGCAGCTTGTCCCAACGTTGAATATGTCAGCGTAGACCAAATCCCTACCGAAGTTGTCCAAAAAGAAAAAGACATCGAAATGGGTAAGGATGATTTGGCAAACAAACCAGAGAACATTAGAGAAAAGATTGTTCAAGGACGGATTGAAAAACGTCTGAAAGAGATGACTTTACTCGATCAGCCTTACATCCGTGACCAAAGTATTTCTGTAGAAGAATTGGTCAAACAAGTTAAGGCTAAAGTCGGTGAAGAGGTTGAAGTCACACGCTTTGTGCGCTACATCCTAGGCGAAGGTATTGAAAAACAAGAAACTAACTTTGCTGATGAAGTTGCGGCTCAAATCGGAGCTAAGTAA
- a CDS encoding DUF1517 domain-containing protein: MRDTFNRMVGRTRYVVCRLFIHLGGSDIAPILGVLNHAAREAIDAEGDLQVLGEVLVELSETLLRYDEYWMSAANEGDVFWSEGEAGDYVNELFTDSAERYGADIDWDSPSGFDEPLSIPVTRNVVVIITVASEGEVPELETDLSNIQALKEGLRALINLHYKNKLKAIQVHFSPAQLGDELTNDHLLQYYPELIPL; encoded by the coding sequence ATGCGTGATACCTTTAACAGAATGGTTGGTCGGACTCGCTATGTAGTCTGTCGGTTGTTTATTCACTTAGGTGGGTCGGATATCGCCCCAATTTTAGGCGTATTAAATCACGCTGCAAGAGAAGCAATTGATGCTGAGGGCGACTTGCAGGTTTTAGGAGAAGTATTAGTCGAACTCAGTGAAACCCTGCTGCGTTACGATGAATATTGGATGTCTGCGGCTAACGAAGGCGACGTATTTTGGAGCGAAGGCGAAGCAGGCGATTACGTAAATGAATTATTTACTGACTCGGCCGAAAGATATGGTGCTGATATTGATTGGGACTCACCCTCTGGTTTTGATGAACCCTTATCTATTCCAGTTACACGTAACGTCGTAGTGATAATTACCGTAGCTTCTGAAGGCGAAGTCCCAGAGTTAGAAACAGACCTATCGAATATTCAAGCACTCAAAGAAGGTTTAAGAGCCTTAATCAATCTGCACTATAAAAACAAACTTAAAGCCATTCAAGTGCATTTCTCGCCAGCACAGTTAGGCGATGAACTAACAAACGATCACCTGTTGCAATATTACCCAGAATTGATACCTTTGTAG
- the rpsB gene encoding 30S ribosomal protein S2, producing the protein MPVVSLAQMMESGVHFGHQTRRWNPKMSPYIYTSRNGVHIIDLVQTAQLMEDAYSYMRTQAEQGKKFLFVGTKRQAAGIIAQEASRCGSHYINQRWLGGMLTNWATIKTRVERLKDLERREENGALDLLPKKEASMLRREMTKLQKYLGGIKTMRKVPDVVVIVDQRREYNAVQECQKLSIPIVSMLDTNCDPDVVDIPIPANDDAIRSIKLIVGKLADAIYEGRHGQLDAEEEYEDYEGGEEDYEYDESEYSDSLIPDEEEEE; encoded by the coding sequence ATGCCAGTCGTTTCATTGGCTCAAATGATGGAGTCAGGTGTTCACTTTGGACACCAAACCCGCCGCTGGAACCCCAAAATGTCGCCGTACATTTATACTTCCCGCAATGGTGTACACATCATCGACTTGGTGCAAACAGCCCAGTTGATGGAAGACGCTTACAGCTACATGAGAACCCAAGCCGAGCAAGGGAAAAAATTCTTATTTGTCGGCACAAAGCGTCAAGCAGCCGGAATCATTGCTCAAGAAGCATCTCGTTGTGGCTCTCACTATATTAACCAGCGTTGGTTAGGTGGAATGCTCACTAACTGGGCAACCATTAAAACTAGAGTAGAACGCCTGAAAGATTTAGAACGCCGCGAAGAAAACGGCGCTCTGGATTTATTGCCGAAAAAAGAAGCATCAATGCTGCGTCGGGAAATGACAAAGCTGCAAAAATACCTGGGTGGGATCAAAACCATGCGGAAAGTCCCTGACGTTGTAGTAATTGTAGACCAACGCCGGGAATATAATGCAGTTCAAGAATGTCAGAAACTTTCCATTCCCATTGTGTCCATGTTGGATACTAACTGTGACCCAGATGTTGTAGATATTCCTATCCCCGCAAATGATGACGCTATTAGATCTATTAAGCTAATAGTTGGCAAATTGGCGGATGCAATTTATGAAGGCCGTCATGGTCAGCTAGATGCAGAAGAAGAATACGAAGATTACGAAGGCGGCGAGGAAGATTACGAATACGACGAAAGTGAATACTCTGACTCGTTAATTCCCGACGAGGAAGAGGAGGAATAA
- a CDS encoding DUF192 domain-containing protein — MIRWLSLLPIMLSLFLMGCSTQTTAKTPIQVPTATGQILPISATAVVPNGTKIELEVAVTPEQQAKGLMNRPALPENRGMLFKFPSAQPVQFWMKNVPVALDMVFLQNGVVKYIQAAAPPCSSEPCGTYGPTVPIDTVIELRAGRAEELKLKLGDSVKIKFLENSSLR; from the coding sequence ATGATACGTTGGCTAAGTTTACTACCAATTATGCTCAGTCTGTTTCTGATGGGATGTTCTACCCAAACAACGGCTAAAACTCCTATTCAAGTACCAACAGCCACTGGTCAGATACTACCAATTTCAGCTACAGCAGTTGTTCCCAATGGGACAAAAATTGAGTTGGAGGTGGCAGTAACTCCAGAACAGCAGGCAAAAGGATTAATGAATAGACCTGCATTACCAGAGAATCGCGGTATGTTATTCAAGTTTCCTTCGGCACAGCCTGTGCAGTTTTGGATGAAGAATGTACCTGTGGCGCTGGATATGGTCTTTTTACAAAATGGAGTAGTGAAGTATATTCAGGCTGCTGCACCGCCTTGTTCGAGTGAACCTTGTGGGACTTATGGGCCAACCGTACCAATTGATACTGTAATTGAACTGCGTGCAGGACGAGCCGAAGAATTAAAGCTCAAGCTAGGAGATAGTGTCAAAATTAAATTTTTAGAGAACAGTAGTTTACGGTAG